The following are encoded in a window of Natronoarchaeum philippinense genomic DNA:
- a CDS encoding cation:proton antiporter — protein sequence MAATPLIEIGALFVTLALAGTIADRLGQSVIPFYIVGGMLVGEHVLGRLAPLTLAVGERSLTIGQPYVAESVFVELGAELGIVFLLFFLGLEFSIDRLLASRERISTAGAIDLGINFPVGVLLGLAIGWSPIEAVLLGGIVYISSSAVITKSLIDLGWIANDESNPILGTLVFEDLFIALYLAIVSAIVVGSGSVADAAIDIGVAVGFLCVLLGGVFYGSDLFQRFLAVDSQEATVLRTVALVVFVAGLALLLDVSEAVAAFFVGMGFSSTDHVHEIEELLMPVRDLFAAVFFFWVGIGTDPSVFADPMLVAVLVLAVLVTTPTKLVSGYLGGRVYDLDERRSLRVGASMVTRGEFSLIIAATIAAAGTGTVMTETIPDLTVGYVLVMSILGTVLMQYADRLWSIAEPYLADAAE from the coding sequence ATGGCGGCGACGCCGCTGATCGAGATCGGCGCGCTGTTCGTCACGCTCGCGCTCGCCGGGACGATCGCCGACCGGCTTGGCCAGTCGGTCATCCCCTTTTATATCGTCGGGGGGATGCTCGTCGGCGAGCACGTCCTCGGGCGGCTCGCCCCGCTGACTCTCGCTGTCGGCGAGCGCTCGCTGACGATCGGCCAGCCCTACGTCGCCGAGAGCGTCTTCGTCGAACTCGGCGCCGAGCTCGGGATCGTCTTCTTGCTGTTTTTCCTCGGACTGGAGTTCAGCATCGACCGCCTGCTCGCCAGCCGCGAGCGGATCAGCACCGCCGGCGCGATCGACCTCGGGATCAACTTCCCCGTCGGCGTCCTCCTGGGGCTTGCGATCGGCTGGTCGCCCATCGAAGCCGTCCTGCTGGGCGGGATCGTCTACATCTCCTCCAGCGCGGTGATCACCAAATCGCTGATCGATCTGGGCTGGATCGCCAACGACGAGAGCAACCCGATCCTCGGAACGCTCGTCTTCGAGGACCTGTTTATCGCGCTGTATCTGGCGATCGTCTCGGCCATCGTGGTCGGGAGCGGCAGCGTCGCCGACGCGGCGATCGACATCGGCGTCGCCGTCGGCTTCCTCTGTGTGCTGCTGGGCGGCGTCTTCTACGGCTCGGACCTGTTCCAGCGCTTTCTGGCGGTCGACTCCCAAGAAGCGACGGTGCTTCGCACCGTGGCGCTGGTCGTCTTCGTCGCCGGCCTCGCGCTCCTGTTGGATGTCAGCGAGGCCGTCGCGGCCTTCTTCGTCGGGATGGGCTTTTCCTCGACCGATCACGTCCACGAGATCGAAGAGTTGTTGATGCCCGTCCGGGACCTCTTTGCGGCCGTCTTCTTCTTCTGGGTCGGCATCGGAACCGATCCGAGCGTCTTTGCCGATCCCATGCTGGTCGCCGTGCTCGTCCTCGCAGTCCTCGTGACGACGCCGACGAAACTCGTCAGCGGCTATCTCGGCGGTCGCGTCTACGACCTCGACGAACGCCGGTCGCTCCGGGTCGGCGCCAGCATGGTCACTCGCGGGGAGTTCTCGCTGATCATCGCGGCGACGATCGCCGCCGCCGGCACCGGGACCGTGATGACCGAGACGATCCCGGATCTCACGGTCGGCTACGTGCTCGTCATGAGCATTCTCGGCACCGTGCTGATGCAGTACGCCGATCGGCTCTGGTCGATCGCCGAGCCGTATCTCGCCGACGCCGCGGAGTGA
- a CDS encoding dolichol kinase, whose protein sequence is MADEIKRRLVHISGTGMPAFYLAGIFSWQDLQLFLLIGSGVAAVLEVIRLSFGLDWWIYDKLTREYEQDNPAGYALYMFSLTVVVMLLEPDIAIPAMLMLTLGDPISGVLGSDELRAIKRPRVLVTMFGICLLVALPFLTLSAALLAAAAATVADGVKPRIAGFVIDDNLSIPLAAGLVGWFGVTFLPALA, encoded by the coding sequence ATGGCCGACGAGATCAAGCGACGCCTCGTACACATCAGCGGGACGGGGATGCCCGCGTTCTACCTCGCCGGCATCTTCAGCTGGCAGGACCTCCAGTTGTTCTTGCTGATCGGCAGCGGCGTCGCCGCCGTGCTGGAGGTGATCCGCCTTTCGTTCGGGCTGGACTGGTGGATATACGACAAGCTCACCCGCGAGTACGAGCAGGACAACCCCGCGGGCTACGCGCTGTACATGTTCAGCCTGACGGTCGTCGTCATGCTGTTAGAGCCCGACATCGCCATCCCCGCGATGTTGATGCTGACGCTCGGCGACCCGATCAGCGGCGTGCTCGGCAGCGACGAACTCCGCGCGATCAAGCGCCCGCGCGTGCTCGTGACGATGTTCGGCATCTGTCTACTGGTCGCGCTGCCGTTCCTGACGCTGTCGGCGGCGCTGTTGGCCGCCGCGGCGGCGACGGTGGCCGACGGCGTCAAGCCCCGCATCGCCGGCTTCGTCATCGACGACAATCTCTCGATCCCGCTGGCGGCCGGACTCGTCGGCTGGTTCGGCGTGACGTTCCTGCCCGCGCTGGCCTGA
- the glyS gene encoding glycine--tRNA ligase: MSESTAEKLVELAKRRGYFFPSAGAYGGVAGFYTFGPQGAALKQNVEDAWRERFAVREGHQEIDAPTVMPEPVFEASGHLDGFDDMLVECAECAESHRADHLIEDNTDIEEAESVPIEEVEDLIAEHDLVCPSCGAELAGEPVEDFNLMFGTNIGPGSSSPGYLRPETAQGIFVEFPLLSEYARNQLPFGVTQIGKAYRNEISPRKSVIRTREFTQAELELFVDPEGEGPDLSRVEDVEVRLYPIGEQEDEGGELIETTIGEAVDDGTLASPWIAYYLGVAQEWYERVGVDADRFRFRQHLAGERAHYASDCWDAEAELDGDWIELAGFAYRGDYDLSKHAEHSDEDFTVFQQYDEPVTVERATVDPDMSYLGPEFGGQAQDVADALADLAEADRSAFEDEEVSVRVDGEEVSVPVEKTNFSVDEVTESGEHVTPHVVEPSFGVDRLLYTVLDHAYAEDEVGGEERTYLALDAEVAPTTVGVFPLMDKEGLGERARDLAADLRAAGLSVNYDDSGAIGRRYRRQDEIGTPFCVTVDYETLEDGTVTVRERDSTEQLRVPVDDLDETLTALQDGDITFDEVDGEPVEED; the protein is encoded by the coding sequence ATGAGTGAGAGCACGGCCGAGAAGCTCGTCGAACTCGCCAAGCGACGGGGCTATTTCTTCCCGTCGGCCGGCGCGTACGGCGGCGTCGCCGGCTTCTACACGTTCGGTCCGCAGGGCGCCGCGCTCAAGCAGAACGTCGAAGACGCGTGGCGCGAGCGCTTTGCGGTCCGAGAGGGCCACCAAGAGATCGACGCGCCGACGGTGATGCCAGAGCCCGTCTTCGAGGCCTCGGGCCACCTCGACGGCTTCGACGACATGCTCGTCGAGTGCGCCGAGTGCGCCGAGAGCCACCGCGCCGACCACCTCATCGAGGACAACACCGACATCGAGGAAGCCGAATCGGTCCCGATCGAAGAGGTCGAAGACCTGATCGCGGAGCACGATCTCGTGTGTCCGTCCTGCGGCGCCGAGCTGGCGGGCGAGCCGGTCGAGGACTTCAACCTCATGTTCGGCACGAACATCGGCCCGGGCTCGTCGTCGCCGGGCTACCTGCGTCCCGAGACGGCACAGGGTATCTTCGTCGAGTTCCCGCTGCTGTCGGAGTACGCCCGCAACCAGTTGCCCTTCGGCGTCACGCAGATCGGTAAGGCCTACCGAAACGAGATCAGCCCGCGCAAGTCCGTCATCCGGACCCGGGAGTTCACACAGGCCGAACTCGAACTGTTCGTCGACCCCGAGGGCGAGGGCCCCGACCTCTCGCGCGTCGAGGACGTCGAGGTGCGCCTGTACCCGATCGGCGAGCAGGAAGACGAGGGGGGCGAGCTGATCGAGACGACGATCGGCGAGGCCGTCGACGACGGCACGCTCGCCAGCCCGTGGATCGCCTACTATCTGGGCGTCGCACAGGAGTGGTACGAGCGCGTCGGCGTCGACGCCGATCGGTTCCGGTTCCGTCAGCACCTCGCGGGCGAGCGCGCCCACTACGCCAGCGACTGCTGGGACGCCGAAGCCGAACTCGACGGCGACTGGATCGAGCTGGCCGGCTTCGCCTACCGCGGCGACTACGACCTCTCGAAACACGCCGAACACTCCGACGAGGACTTCACCGTCTTCCAGCAGTACGACGAGCCGGTCACCGTCGAGCGCGCGACGGTCGATCCGGACATGAGCTACCTCGGCCCCGAGTTCGGCGGCCAAGCGCAGGACGTTGCCGACGCGCTGGCCGATTTGGCCGAGGCCGATCGGTCGGCGTTCGAGGACGAGGAGGTTTCCGTCAGGGTCGACGGCGAGGAGGTCTCCGTCCCCGTCGAGAAGACGAACTTCTCGGTCGACGAAGTGACCGAGTCGGGCGAGCACGTCACGCCCCACGTCGTCGAGCCCTCGTTCGGCGTCGATCGGCTGCTGTACACCGTCCTCGATCACGCCTACGCCGAGGACGAGGTCGGCGGCGAGGAGCGCACCTACCTCGCGCTCGACGCCGAAGTCGCGCCGACGACCGTCGGCGTGTTCCCCCTGATGGACAAGGAAGGCCTCGGCGAGCGCGCCCGCGACCTCGCGGCGGACCTGCGCGCGGCCGGCCTGTCGGTCAACTACGACGACTCCGGCGCGATCGGCCGGCGCTACCGCCGACAGGACGAGATCGGCACGCCGTTCTGTGTCACCGTCGACTACGAGACCCTCGAAGACGGCACCGTCACGGTGCGCGAGCGGGACTCGACCGAGCAGCTTCGAGTGCCGGTCGACGATCTCGACGAGACGCTAACCGCACTGCAGGACGGCGACATAACGTTCGACGAGGTCGACGGCGAGCCGGTCGAGGAGGACTAA
- a CDS encoding DUF7556 family protein, producing MSTAGYSDTSHGASEIVGSVDGEGEDERFVIADITADGAWISMSVDDAPSLPSSR from the coding sequence ATGTCGACGGCAGGTTACAGCGACACGTCGCACGGCGCGAGCGAAATCGTCGGCTCGGTCGACGGTGAGGGCGAGGACGAGCGGTTCGTCATCGCCGACATCACGGCCGACGGCGCTTGGATCTCGATGTCGGTAGACGACGCGCCGTCGCTTCCGTCCTCGCGGTAG
- a CDS encoding long-chain-fatty-acid--CoA ligase — MKKQLLVTDFLDRARTYYGDYEAVVGTDGERFTYDEFGERVDRFSAALQARGVEKGDRVAVLDPNTHYHLEAAFGAMQCGAVHVPLNYRLEPSDYEYLLSDSGASVVYADYEYASKIEAIRDEIPAEVFVTNDPAPVEGDWIDFESFLADDPDGYERPEMSEDEIITINYTSGTTGDPKGVCRTHRTESLHAQLVTIHHHLTDDDVYLWTLPMFHVNGWGHIYAVTGRGAKHVCTRGVDAEAVFDAIDGEDVSFLCCAPTVLTILGEYADEHDPAFSGDNPVRVTAAGSAPPSATIREVETEFGWEFTQLYGATETGPLIATSDANRLIPDEGGLRFSLKQRQGVAPLGTELRVVDDDGERVPRDDTTIGEVVVRGNQVMEEYWEKPDETHAAFNDRLEGWYHTGDLAVVNEDGMISIKDRKKDIIISGGENISSVELEDTLFDHEAVGDVAVIPAPSEKWGETPKAFVVPDNGDPENPGVTADELTAYTREQLADYKIVHRIEFVDEIPKTATGKIQKYELRKREWDDEDQMVGKG, encoded by the coding sequence ATGAAAAAACAATTACTCGTGACCGACTTCCTCGACAGAGCCAGAACGTACTACGGCGATTACGAGGCCGTCGTGGGTACCGACGGCGAGCGCTTCACGTACGACGAGTTCGGCGAGCGCGTCGACCGGTTCTCGGCGGCGCTGCAGGCCCGCGGCGTCGAGAAGGGCGACCGCGTCGCGGTGCTGGACCCGAACACGCACTATCACCTCGAAGCGGCGTTCGGGGCGATGCAGTGTGGCGCTGTCCACGTCCCGCTGAACTACCGCCTCGAACCCTCTGACTACGAGTACCTCCTCTCGGACTCGGGGGCCAGCGTCGTCTACGCCGACTACGAGTACGCCAGCAAGATCGAGGCGATCCGCGACGAGATTCCCGCCGAGGTCTTCGTGACGAACGACCCGGCGCCGGTCGAGGGCGACTGGATCGACTTCGAGTCGTTCCTCGCGGACGACCCCGACGGTTACGAGCGCCCGGAGATGTCCGAGGACGAGATCATCACCATCAACTACACCTCGGGAACGACCGGCGATCCGAAAGGCGTCTGCCGGACCCATCGAACGGAGTCGCTGCACGCCCAGCTGGTGACGATCCACCACCACCTCACCGACGACGACGTGTACCTGTGGACGCTGCCGATGTTCCACGTCAACGGCTGGGGCCACATCTACGCCGTCACCGGCCGCGGCGCGAAACACGTCTGCACGCGCGGCGTCGACGCCGAAGCCGTCTTCGATGCGATCGACGGCGAGGACGTGTCCTTCCTCTGTTGTGCGCCGACCGTGCTGACGATCCTCGGCGAGTACGCCGACGAGCACGACCCGGCGTTCAGCGGCGACAACCCGGTCCGCGTGACCGCCGCCGGCAGCGCCCCGCCGAGCGCGACGATCCGAGAGGTCGAAACCGAGTTCGGCTGGGAGTTCACCCAACTGTACGGCGCGACCGAAACCGGGCCGCTGATCGCCACCTCCGACGCCAACCGGCTGATCCCCGACGAGGGCGGGCTCCGCTTCTCGCTGAAACAACGCCAAGGCGTCGCCCCACTGGGAACCGAACTCCGTGTGGTCGACGACGACGGGGAGCGGGTTCCACGCGACGACACCACCATCGGCGAGGTGGTCGTCCGGGGCAATCAGGTCATGGAAGAGTATTGGGAGAAGCCCGACGAGACCCACGCGGCGTTCAACGACCGCCTCGAAGGCTGGTACCACACTGGCGACCTCGCCGTCGTCAACGAGGACGGCATGATCTCGATCAAGGACCGCAAGAAAGACATCATCATCTCCGGCGGCGAGAACATCTCCTCGGTCGAATTGGAGGACACGCTGTTCGACCACGAGGCCGTCGGCGACGTGGCGGTCATCCCCGCGCCGTCCGAGAAGTGGGGCGAGACGCCGAAGGCGTTCGTCGTCCCGGACAACGGCGATCCCGAAAATCCCGGCGTGACCGCCGACGAGTTGACCGCGTACACCCGCGAGCAACTGGCCGACTACAAGATCGTCCACAGAATCGAGTTCGTCGACGAAATCCCGAAGACTGCGACCGGGAAGATCCAGAAGTACGAACTGCGAAAGCGCGAGTGGGACGACGAGGACCAGATGGTCGGGAAAGGGTAG
- a CDS encoding ester cyclase gives MTAERTDTIEERRRLPQRWADEVHEKHNLAFIDDYHASDWVGHFDGTDLTNAEYKDMQRELINGFPDAEFTFGPVIVEGDAVAGHWVMTGTHTGEFVGLKPTGRTVRVSGTFLTRYDEDGRAVETWENIDQFGMLQQLGVAPEEFTLGGLARTLVNLVKSGR, from the coding sequence ATGACCGCAGAACGGACAGATACGATCGAAGAGCGCCGACGGCTTCCACAACGCTGGGCCGACGAGGTCCACGAAAAGCACAATCTCGCGTTCATCGACGACTACCACGCATCCGACTGGGTCGGTCACTTTGACGGGACGGACCTGACGAACGCCGAGTACAAAGACATGCAACGGGAACTTATCAACGGCTTCCCGGACGCCGAATTCACCTTCGGACCGGTTATCGTCGAGGGAGATGCTGTCGCTGGTCACTGGGTGATGACCGGAACGCACACAGGGGAGTTCGTCGGGCTCAAGCCGACCGGCCGAACGGTGCGCGTGTCCGGAACCTTCCTCACCCGTTACGACGAGGACGGACGAGCAGTGGAAACGTGGGAGAACATCGACCAGTTCGGGATGCTCCAACAACTCGGCGTCGCGCCGGAGGAGTTCACGCTGGGCGGCCTTGCGCGTACGCTCGTCAACCTCGTAAAAAGTGGGCGATGA
- a CDS encoding cation:proton antiporter regulatory subunit, with protein MAIYESDLPGVGKKFEVDLDGEAQLVIVIHNTGKRELFVREAPDADSEKLFELSDKLARQVGTIMEGAYFQPIRDDEISTVLDDDTLIEWAKVTDESDLVGATLAESGVRQRTGASIIAVQRGDETIQNPPPDVEFRVDDTLVSIGDRESHTELERLAAGDAALDDADAGIASDDERSDADGA; from the coding sequence ATGGCAATCTACGAGAGCGACCTCCCTGGGGTCGGCAAGAAGTTCGAGGTCGACCTCGACGGGGAGGCACAGCTCGTGATCGTGATTCACAACACCGGCAAGCGCGAGCTGTTCGTCCGCGAGGCGCCCGACGCCGACTCGGAGAAGCTATTCGAGCTGTCGGACAAGCTCGCCAGGCAGGTCGGGACGATCATGGAGGGGGCGTACTTCCAGCCGATCCGGGACGACGAGATCAGCACCGTCCTCGACGACGACACGCTGATCGAGTGGGCGAAAGTCACCGACGAGTCCGATTTGGTCGGAGCGACGCTCGCCGAATCGGGCGTCCGCCAGCGCACTGGCGCCTCGATTATCGCCGTCCAGCGCGGCGACGAGACGATCCAGAACCCGCCGCCGGACGTGGAGTTCCGGGTCGACGACACGCTCGTCTCGATCGGCGACCGGGAGAGTCATACCGAACTCGAACGGCTCGCGGCCGGCGACGCGGCGCTCGACGATGCCGATGCCGGGATCGCGTCGGACGACGAGCGGTCTGACGCCGACGGAGCCTAA
- a CDS encoding CBS domain-containing protein, with translation MNVSDAMTPRSELVTVELPGSRDDALEYLQDREFSSVPVVKPGDDGEEYRGLISRESLIEQPDEDQLALLMDEVPTVTRDAAIEELAALMVEEGARRVPVVDGELEGIVTITDVIRAIATGDVDTDAEVGALATRDVNTTFAGAPLVVAMRELYYAGVPYAVALDEEGEPAGMLTEVDVLDVAEIVEDEEQTGNSFADQDDDWMWEGIKGVGSRSMTVRNVELPEGTVAEFMTEDLVTVSEGKSAQDAAQLMITDDIEQIPLVSGGDLVGIVRDMDLLEALYE, from the coding sequence ATGAATGTGTCCGACGCGATGACGCCGCGGTCCGAGCTCGTCACGGTCGAGCTGCCCGGTAGCCGCGACGACGCCCTGGAGTACCTGCAGGACCGCGAGTTCTCCTCCGTGCCGGTCGTCAAACCCGGCGACGACGGCGAGGAGTACCGCGGACTGATCTCCCGAGAGAGCCTGATCGAACAGCCCGACGAGGACCAGCTCGCGCTGCTGATGGACGAAGTGCCGACGGTGACCCGCGACGCCGCCATCGAAGAGCTGGCCGCGCTGATGGTCGAGGAAGGCGCTCGACGCGTCCCCGTCGTCGATGGCGAACTCGAAGGGATCGTCACGATCACCGACGTGATCCGAGCGATCGCAACCGGCGATGTCGACACCGACGCCGAGGTCGGGGCGCTTGCAACTCGAGACGTCAACACGACCTTCGCCGGCGCGCCGCTGGTCGTCGCCATGCGCGAGCTCTACTACGCCGGCGTGCCCTACGCTGTCGCGCTCGACGAGGAGGGCGAGCCGGCCGGTATGCTGACCGAGGTCGACGTGCTCGACGTGGCCGAGATCGTCGAGGACGAAGAGCAGACCGGCAACAGCTTCGCCGATCAGGACGACGACTGGATGTGGGAGGGCATCAAGGGCGTGGGCAGCCGGTCGATGACCGTCCGGAACGTCGAACTACCCGAGGGAACGGTTGCCGAGTTCATGACCGAGGACCTCGTGACCGTCTCGGAGGGCAAGTCCGCGCAGGACGCCGCCCAGCTGATGATCACCGACGACATCGAGCAGATCCCGCTGGTCTCGGGCGGCGACCTCGTCGGCATCGTCCGGGACATGGATCTGCTGGAGGCGCTGTATGAGTGA